A single region of the Nocardioides ochotonae genome encodes:
- a CDS encoding helix-turn-helix transcriptional regulator, with protein MTRPTARVLAMLELLQAGGQRTVGELAARLGVDERTVRRYAEHLTDLGIPIQAQRGRYGGYRLAPGYKLPPLMLTDDEAIAVVLGLTAAERAGLATTGEAATASALAKVSRVLPLGLGERIQSLLSTAQFTTPVSATAPAGADTLLGLASAAQARRTVAITYTDWAGRESRRELDVYGLVFHSGRWYVSGHDHSRDDVRTFRLDRIASLAQGAGSYVVPADFDATTQVVSGIAAVKWSHEVAVVLRTTLADAGERLPRSVGRLSAHADGVLLETRAEHLDGMARMLAGLGWDFEVLTPAALREEVLALADRLRASAARSAVATGTSPHE; from the coding sequence GTGACTCGCCCCACCGCCCGTGTGCTCGCCATGCTGGAGCTGCTCCAGGCGGGCGGCCAGCGCACGGTCGGCGAGCTCGCTGCCCGGCTCGGGGTCGATGAGCGCACGGTCCGGCGCTACGCCGAGCACCTCACCGACCTCGGTATCCCCATCCAGGCGCAGCGCGGCCGGTACGGCGGCTACCGGCTCGCCCCGGGCTACAAGCTGCCGCCGCTGATGCTCACCGACGACGAAGCGATCGCTGTCGTCCTGGGGCTCACAGCCGCGGAGCGCGCGGGGCTGGCCACGACCGGCGAGGCAGCCACTGCGAGCGCGCTGGCCAAGGTCTCGCGGGTGCTGCCGCTGGGCCTGGGGGAGCGGATCCAGAGCCTGCTGTCGACCGCCCAGTTCACGACCCCGGTGAGCGCCACCGCTCCCGCCGGCGCCGACACACTGCTCGGACTCGCCTCGGCCGCGCAGGCCCGGCGCACCGTCGCGATCACCTACACCGACTGGGCCGGGCGGGAGTCGCGGCGCGAGCTCGACGTGTACGGCCTGGTCTTCCACTCCGGCCGGTGGTACGTCAGCGGGCACGACCACTCCCGCGACGACGTACGGACCTTCCGCCTGGACCGCATCGCCTCGCTCGCCCAGGGAGCCGGCTCCTACGTCGTCCCTGCCGACTTCGACGCCACGACCCAGGTCGTGTCGGGCATCGCCGCGGTCAAGTGGTCGCACGAGGTCGCCGTCGTCCTGCGGACCACCCTCGCGGATGCAGGCGAGCGGCTCCCGCGGAGCGTGGGCCGGCTCAGCGCGCACGCCGACGGGGTGCTGCTCGAGACGCGCGCCGAGCACCTGGACGGCATGGCCCGCATGCTCGCCGGGCTCGGCTGGGACTTCGAGGTGCTCACCCCGGCGGCCTTGCGTGAGGAGGTCCTCGCCCTGGCCGACCGCCTCCGAGCGAGCGCCGCACGCAGCGCCGTCGCCACAGGCACGTCGCCGCACGAGTGA
- a CDS encoding alpha/beta fold hydrolase has protein sequence MTTTTYVLIPGFWLGAEVWRPVADALRARGALVHALDLTGMGERAHLATPETDLTTHIDDVVDLIEQHDLHDVVLVGHSYGALVATGAADRMPDRVAQLVYIDSGPLPNGIAQADFEGPDARAANHDLVMTRGEGWQLPPPDWAALATEVPGVDDAAVAALVDGSRPQPWLTATQPVALTGAWERLPRTGVLCSFGVEQLRQMAPHAPVFAHMVDGDWTYRELPTWHWPMVSRPAELAEALDSVGR, from the coding sequence ATGACCACGACCACCTATGTCCTCATCCCTGGCTTCTGGCTCGGCGCCGAGGTCTGGCGCCCGGTCGCCGACGCGCTGCGAGCGCGCGGGGCCCTCGTACACGCCCTCGACCTCACCGGGATGGGCGAGCGCGCCCACCTCGCCACCCCCGAGACCGACCTGACCACCCACATCGACGACGTCGTGGACCTGATCGAGCAGCACGACCTGCACGACGTCGTGCTCGTCGGCCACAGCTATGGCGCCCTCGTCGCGACCGGCGCCGCCGACCGGATGCCCGACCGGGTGGCGCAGCTGGTCTACATCGACTCGGGCCCGCTGCCCAACGGCATCGCCCAGGCCGACTTCGAGGGCCCCGACGCGCGCGCGGCCAACCACGACCTGGTCATGACGCGGGGCGAGGGCTGGCAGCTCCCCCCGCCGGACTGGGCCGCACTGGCTACCGAGGTGCCGGGGGTCGACGACGCGGCGGTCGCCGCACTGGTCGACGGATCCCGCCCCCAGCCCTGGCTGACCGCGACCCAACCGGTCGCGCTCACCGGCGCCTGGGAGCGACTGCCTCGCACCGGGGTGCTGTGCAGCTTCGGTGTCGAGCAGCTGCGGCAGATGGCACCGCACGCACCGGTGTTCGCGCACATGGTCGACGGCGACTGGACCTACCGCGAGCTCCCGACCTGGCACTGGCCGATGGTGAGCCGGCCCGCGGAGCTCGCCGAGGCGCTGGACTCGGTCGGCCGCTAG
- a CDS encoding GNAT family N-acetyltransferase, with protein sequence MPEFTWLPANRATVDDVEAVFGSGSARKCRCQALKVPGWIWRDTTQEQRDAALLEQTACGTAGPTSGLIGYVDGEPAGWVAVERREDYPRLWSRKQPWMRMDPELAGVWSVTCFVVRKGWRRSGLTYELAAATVEYGRQVGAQILEGYPMEQPPGRRVIWDEASVGLVQVFLDAGYEVVAAPTLRRRVVRRRPDAPSTPLP encoded by the coding sequence ATGCCTGAGTTCACCTGGCTCCCCGCCAACCGGGCGACCGTGGACGACGTCGAGGCGGTCTTCGGCAGCGGCAGCGCCCGCAAGTGCCGCTGCCAGGCCCTGAAGGTGCCGGGGTGGATCTGGCGCGACACCACCCAGGAGCAGCGGGACGCCGCGCTGCTCGAGCAGACCGCCTGCGGCACCGCTGGCCCGACGTCCGGCCTGATCGGCTACGTCGACGGCGAGCCGGCGGGCTGGGTGGCGGTCGAGAGGCGTGAGGACTATCCGCGGCTGTGGAGCCGCAAGCAGCCGTGGATGCGGATGGACCCCGAGCTGGCAGGCGTCTGGTCGGTGACCTGCTTCGTCGTACGCAAGGGTTGGCGCAGGTCAGGACTGACCTACGAGCTCGCCGCCGCCACGGTCGAGTACGGCCGGCAGGTCGGCGCCCAGATCCTGGAGGGCTACCCGATGGAGCAGCCGCCCGGGCGCCGCGTGATCTGGGACGAGGCCTCGGTCGGGCTGGTGCAGGTCTTCCTCGACGCCGGCTACGAGGTCGTCGCCGCGCCCACGCTGCGCCGGCGCGTCGTACGACGGCGACCGGACGCCCCCTCCACCCCGCTGCCCTAG
- a CDS encoding 2'-5' RNA ligase family protein, translating to MPDHALELSFEPDSAAAVVAQWEALKAAGLPSQAHHRSMTNAPHVTLAAAVGIDDAAVRAAREAVGPLLPARLGLRGLVLFGQGPRVTIAHLVEPDPTLAVAVARIRALVPTLRHPVWTPHVTVARRVPRRVLPEVLAVLHATEGPRELVCDRLRWWDPELDLIEDVVVAGRE from the coding sequence GTGCCCGACCACGCTCTGGAGCTCAGCTTCGAGCCCGACTCCGCGGCTGCGGTGGTGGCGCAGTGGGAGGCGCTCAAGGCCGCCGGGCTCCCGTCGCAGGCCCACCACCGGTCGATGACCAATGCACCGCACGTGACGCTCGCGGCGGCCGTCGGCATCGACGACGCAGCTGTACGAGCGGCGCGCGAGGCGGTCGGCCCGTTGCTCCCTGCGCGGCTCGGCCTGCGGGGGCTGGTCCTGTTCGGCCAGGGCCCTCGAGTGACGATCGCCCACCTGGTCGAGCCGGACCCGACGCTGGCGGTCGCCGTGGCCCGGATCCGGGCGCTGGTCCCGACCCTGCGCCACCCGGTCTGGACCCCGCACGTGACCGTCGCGCGCCGGGTCCCGCGGCGCGTGCTCCCGGAGGTGCTCGCCGTCCTGCACGCCACCGAGGGACCTCGGGAGCTGGTGTGCGACCGGCTCCGGTGGTGGGACCCGGAGCTCGACCTCATCGAGGACGTCGTGGTCGCCGGGCGCGAGTGA